TAGTGGGTCTGTTCTATGTTTCCAAAGTGTCTATCAAAAAGTTGTCCCAAATCTACAGTGTGGGCCTGCCGGCTAGAGACCCAGGAGACCTGATGACACAGATGAAGGTCTGAGGCAGTCTGATGGTCTGATGGGGAATTCTCCCTTCCCTTGAAAGTCTGGTCCTTTTGTTCTATGCAGGCCTTCAACTTACTGGATGAGCTCCACCCGCATTATGGAGAGCAGTCCACTCTACTCAAGTCTCaccattttaaatgttaatgttaCCCAAAAATGCCCTCTATGTTGAATCATAAATAAATCCACCACATTCAGTCAATCTTTCCTTATCTCCAAATCCAGTATTCACTTAATCTGTTTGTCAAAAACTTCtctataattctttattttacacAATATATCTGTACCACCTAATGACTGCATTTCAGAAACAAATCACACTGAAACTGATAGATTGCTTCTGCAGACTTCCTTTAGTAATCGTTATCTGTGTGtttaaaagacagaaacagaactTAGATTTTGCAACTCATTTTAAGTGAAACACAATTATCTAATGCCAATGTGCCACTTGAGACATTTTACTCTACTCAGATGCTGTCTTGGTAGTCAAATGTCTTATACATTTAGTAGAACCTACATACCTAATATGGAAGTAAATGTCATGTGAATAGTTGTAAATGTCATGTGAACAGTTGTAAATGTGATGATCATTTATCagaatgttttgaaatatttatcttcAGCATGGACCCATTAGTAGAAGAATCCTGCATTAACCTTGAATGATTTGGGGAAGTAAGTAGGCTATCAATAATAAATGATGAACAAAGTAACCCACACACCTGGAGATTTCATCATGCCTGACCATACAAATCTAGAGAAGGCAAATATTTTGGCACATATAAATCTGATTCTCCTTGTATGAGTAAATCTTTTTCAAAGTGTAATGCTTGATCAAAGTTATATAATGTGCAGAGTTGGCAaattttcagcatatttttagAGTGTAACTTGTTAATTTGATTACTTAAAgataaatttgtcattttatacTTGATTAACTGgataatagtatatataattcTGCTTGAATTACTAAAATAAATGCAGctatatatactaatataaatCCAGCTTATATAATCTGGCAGATCTGTAATTATTTTCCTTGTGTCACCTGGAGAAATGAACATGATTCATTACTGCAAATTTCCATCCTCAGATGATTTATTCCCCAGCCTTTGTTATGGTCATTGGTCACAAATGGCCCGTAGTTAAAGCATTCTTAATTGGTGGGAGACAGGGTATATTTATATCTTAACTCCAAGGAAGACTCAAATCTGAAGTTCTCTAACTTTAAGATAATGCTTTTCCCGAATTATTTTTAAGGGGAAGAAGAAAGATGATTAAATCATCTCTGggataaaatatgtgtattttcaaTAGCTCCATTTAAGTATAGtagatgtaaaatataaattgggTGAGCTACAGTGTCAGCACTGAGCATCTTAACTCCAGGTTAGTAGAGAACTTTTGTAATAAATATGAACATGCATGAGATATAAGTTGAATAGAGACTATTATATTATCTTATATATTAAATCATTGGATTACATCATAATAACTTGCaagttaaaattaatgtttttcattatcagttgaatttatattttaatttaaaaataccattggtttgtatacaaaatcaatgtcatTTTCTGATTACAAACTTAATGTTTATTTGCTTTTAGATGATTTACACATCATAAAGAGTTCTCAGAAATTAGAACTATAATTGAgacttttattacatttcttttaatatccattttaaaagcattattgaggtataatttatatatcataaagttcacttatttttacatgtacaattcagtgatttttcgtgtatttacagagttgtacaaccatcaccagtATCTAACTGTAGAACATCTTTGATTCAGTAGCAAATTGAGTTCCTTTATGTTTGTTTCCCGAGTTTTCCATTTGATTATTTCAACATTCTGTTCACTTAATCTTCATAAAACAGTATattaaatacaattatattttagatttaCAAGTGAAATTTTTCAGGggcataaaaaggaaaaagtgtaGCTCTATGACCTGTGATGTGTTTGCTAGAATGGGTATCAGAAGAATCTAAGTAAAATTCCTAAGAATGCTTGCTTTGTGATTATGTCCCTTGTGCCCACTGGGGATTTTGGCTTCAGATTTAAAATTTCAGACTAAAGATGGGTAGCATCTAATTGTCAAAAAAAAGTGTTGCAATTAAATGATTTAATGTAATGCTTTTATAAAAATTCAGGGAGAACCAAAGGAATTTTGAATTTTCGTTATCTGGACAACAGTCTGGGTGAGATGGGTGCTATTTGAGTGGACTAAAGAAGATATGATAATCATTAATCCCTTTAGGTTCTAAAAATCTATTACTGTATCAAATTCTCACTGTTACGCTATTTCACAACTAGAATAAGTTACCTTATTTCCCTGTAGAAGCCTACAAGACTTTTCTTTTATGGTATATTCTTCAGTTTTATAAAGGAGCAACATTAAAAAGCTCATATGAAGGAGAGTCCTGCATCTTTTTTGTAATTTATCATGAAGGAGTCTATGTGATACCCCTTATAAAAAGGTTTATACAGTATTTTCTTCTCAGTgagaagagtgagactccagttTATTGCtcataaaaaataactaataatgGAACCTGTGAATTCTGTTCCATTTCATCTGCAAACTCagagctacattttaaaataacatgatgAACTTATTAGTCAATCATGTGTAATAGTgaaaccccccccaaaaaaaattatttcattggtTTTATGCTCTGATCCTTGTTGAGAGGTCTTGGAAATATCTTTTTCATTGAAAGTCATCCTAACTACATTTTTATACGCATTAATCATCCTCCCTTTATCCTCCaaccctccccactacccttcccattGTCTAGTAACCATTTTTATACTCTCTATATCCATCAGTTTATTTTGTTTAGCTTCCACAtaataatttaaagtattttttaaaagaaagtcattctaaatcatttcagagaaagtttataaataataaatctatCTATAAATCAATTAAATCAATGGTTTTTTTATCCCAAatgcaattaatttaaaaatgataagagcaaaaataaaaatctgtgggGTGAAGAAACTAAATAAAACCTAGGTTAAgtgatttatttcttcttgtattGATTGGTTTTTATGCCAAATAAAGTGAGATGAAAACAACGTGTTAGTGTCTTATAGATACAgtctgaatgaatgagtgtaaGTGAGTAAATGAATAAGGAAGTAGATAGCTTGACTACTGCCAGGAGAGGTCCTGGAAGGGACTGAGATTTTCAGAATTCCAAAGGAAGTATTACGGAGATAACCaagtttgtaaaataatttaaaaataattgagcaAACATTTCGAATAGGTGATTTTATAGTGGtcggaaaaaaaaagaaatattccaaGCAGATTTAATATGGGAGAAATCTCAACATTATGGCTCTATAGGAAGCCATTTCTTGAGCTGAAATTTAACTGGAGAATAAGATATGAATGCCCTGAACCAGATCTGGATCCTTTTTCACTCACTTAATTAAAAGCACTACAACACATTttaccataaatatttttattcatttttgagaaaaaaattataacacattAAAAGCATGATTATAAAGAAATGTGTTAATAATATAATACTGTATGTCTCTGTTAGACTGATAATTATCAGTCTacactcttctctcttcctcctttcaccTTTTATCTCTTGTTTGCTGGTTACAGCCCATATTTCCAGAATATTGAAATATTCTATAAGTCTGTAAGTAAATCATCTCAGATTTGTGCTATCTGCAAACTTGCAAATTATGTCATATCCAGGTTGTTGATGAAGGgcaaggaagaggaaagagtcCTGTGGCCTGCAATTATAGGCTGTCCTCCCTGATAGCAACGATTAACACTTTAGATTAAAACTTTATGAAACTGAGCTATTATTTAGATCAAATTTTCCTCAAAGATGTCATGTGAGAATATAAGAAGAGCCATTCTACAACTCACATATAACACAATAAATGAGGCTTTTATAGCATTACTAAGCAACATACATAACTTGGGTACACGATTTGGGAGCTCGTCTGTATTTATACATCATCCCCCGCCCATAGTTGTTATATCCAAAACATGCGTTTTAGCTTAAagtaatttttctcctttaaattttGTCATTGAGAAACAAAATTTGCTTCTCTTGGATTTAGGAGAAAGACATGTTAATCATATTTAGATACGTAGATACATCTACCTATCAACATGCCTTTGCTaggttttgttttgggtttgtgtgtgtaaatgagagagaggaagaggaagagacaatAATGTACATTCAGTTGCCCATGTTTTACGTGTtgacattatttttaagtgaagcTTTAACTTCAATATTTAGTGCTTAAGAATAATTAATTACCCACTGGGCAGTGATATCGACACAGATAGTGAGAAGATAGTACCCCTGAAAAAATCTTCACCTTCTCAGTCCTCTTAAGGAATTTTGGTTCACCTACTGCACTTGATTGATCCATGTTTTTATATGGACAAAGGCCAcggaaagaaggggaaaaaaaaagttcctacAACTCTCACCTATGCAGAAGTCTTCCAGAATGTCTAATTGCCCCTCAGGAATCACTGAAGtgtgaaaaaggcaaatatacATGCTTGGTAGTATATGACATTCTATATTTTACAGTATCTCTTGCAAGTTAAAAATTATACAGAGATAGCACTCAGTTGATCACTTTCATGTGCCAAGCAATTGACAGGCACTTTTgcttacttcttttcttccttcctctccctctctctttctttctaattgacaaataaaaactatatacctttataatgtacaacatgatgttttcatatatgtaaacattatggaatggctaaatcacATACTTATTTTCTGTGATGAGAATGCAAAATCTATTCTCTCAGTGATTTTCAAGTGTATAATATATTGCTATTATCTATAATCACAATGATGAGATCActtgaattttttcttctgtctaattgaaactttgttctttcacaaacttatccctcaccctcctccttcccagtctctggtaaccaccattttactttctatttatgtaaatttgacttttttatatTCCACATATTAAGTGACATCatttgatatttgtctttctgtgcgtggcttacttcacttaacacaatgtccttgaggtgttgttgcaaatgacaggatttttttctttatttagattACAAACAAAGTCTGAAACTCGAGGCAATGCACATGCAGAACTATTCCTTGGTGTCAGAATTTGCGTTGCATGGACTCTGCACTTCACGACATCTTCAAAATttgttctttatgtttttcttcggGATCTATGTGGCCATTATGCTGGGTTACCTTCTCATTTTGGTCACTGTAATTTCTGATCCCCGCCTGCATTCCTCCCCTATGTACTTCCTGCTGGGGAACCTATCTTTCCTGGACATGTGGTTGGCTTCATTTGCCACTCCCAAGATGATCAGGGATTTCCTTAGTGATCGAAAACTCATCTCCTTTGGAGGATGTATGGCTCAAATCTTCTTCTTGCACTTTACTGGTGGGGCTGAGATGGTGCTCCTGGTTTCCATGGCCTATGACAGATATGTAGCCATATGCAAACCCTTGCATTacatgactttgatgagttggcAGACTTGCATCAAGCTGGTGCTGGCTTCATGGGTCATTGGATTTGTGCACTCCATCAGTCAAGTGGCTTTCACTGCAAATTTACCTTACTGTGGCCCCAGTGAGGTAGACAGCTTCTTCTGTG
The window above is part of the Macaca fascicularis isolate 582-1 chromosome 7, T2T-MFA8v1.1 genome. Proteins encoded here:
- the OR4K14 gene encoding olfactory receptor 4K14 gives rise to the protein MHMQNYSLVSEFALHGLCTSRHLQNLFFMFFFGIYVAIMLGYLLILVTVISDPRLHSSPMYFLLGNLSFLDMWLASFATPKMIRDFLSDRKLISFGGCMAQIFFLHFTGGAEMVLLVSMAYDRYVAICKPLHYMTLMSWQTCIKLVLASWVIGFVHSISQVAFTANLPYCGPSEVDSFFCDLPLVIKLACMDTYVLGIIMISDSGLLSLSCFLLLLISYAVILLTVRQRAAGSTSKALSTCSAHIMVVTLFFGPCIFIYVWPFSRFSVDKLLSVFYTIFTPLLNPIIYTLRNEEMKAAMKKLQNRLMTFQ